The nucleotide sequence TGGTCTATACCTGCAGGAATAGATTCTGTGACAGACTGCATTTGGAGGTCTGAACCACTTTGAGAAAGGAAACCAGGATAGGAGATTTAAAAGCCTGTCAACCTGTATTTGACAGGTTTAgcctggaaaataaagaagactgGAAGCACAGGAAAGATAGCCAAATATTCACTAAGCGCATACCATCTGCTAGCTCCCAGGTGTTGAACATGACACAGTAGGTTTTCCTGCATTGTGGAGGTTAGAGTCTAGTAaagatagacaataaacaaaacactACAAATGAAGTGCTACTAAAGAAACTATGGCGGTGATGGGACCTCAAAAAAGTCCAGGAAAAGCTTCCTTGAGGAAGCAATGTTTGAACTGAAACCTGAAGAACCAGTAGGAATTAGAGAGGATAATCCTATTGTGTGCAAAGGCTTTGTGGTGTATTCATGACATTGACAAGTCTGGTATAGCTAGTGCTGAGAGTCAAaatgggaaagggaaaggagagaaggctgCGTAGGTAAACAGCAACCAGGTAGTTTAGTGCCATGTAACCAGCTTCTAGATTTTGGATTTTGTCTGAAAGGCAATGAAGAACCTTCTGAAGCCATGAAAGTAGGCATTGCAGGAGTCATAAGTTAAGAGTATGTATGCCAGAGTCTTAATACAGTCTGATGTGGAAGACTACTGGGTGGAAGTGACTGCTGGCTGGCTGtctggatagatggatagatgactCTGTCTAAAAGTGGGCTGAGATGCCTTGCATAGTGATAATTCTTCATTGGAGGTTTTCAGGTATCTAAGAAGGGAGTCAAACTATAAATGGGCTTTTTGGACTAGATTCTTTTAAGGCACCTTACATAATTGAGATTGACAATACCTTGTATTTGGTCATGGATGTCACTACAAATAATAGTTGCACTTATCTATACGGGTAGCTTGTTCTTTTATACAAATTACCAAATTCTCGTTACAGGCCTACAAGGTAGGAATTACTCCCACTTCACTAATGAAGATATTAGGGCTCAGGTTAAGTAAATTTGCTCAAGGTAACAAAGTTAGTAGGAAAGTCAAAAATTTTAACCCAGATCCATTGTACTCCCAAAGGCCTATGCTCTTAACAGCTACTCTGTAAAGATTCTATCCAAACAAGTACACAAATAGGGTAATAGGCACTTGATGGATGAAGAGTTTAGGCCATAAAGATATTTAGAATTCTTCCAGGGGACTTTGCATTCACCTAATATTTAATGCCCGCTATGTGCCAAGCCCTAGGGATACAGTAGCCAATTAAAGGGACATGGTCCCTCTCTTCCTTAAGTTTACAACAGTCAGGGAAGACAGATGTTAAACCAAAAATTGCACAAATAACTATAACTGGGTTAAGTGCTTTGAAAGTAAAGTGTAAGGTGCCATGTAACAAGGAGATCTAGTATTGAGAGTCTCAAGTAATGATTTAGTTGTCACAGCCCCATCTTTCTCCAAAAAGTTTCTGGTTACCATTCTTTAATGGTTCCTGACCTATGTTTAACCTATAATAGCCAAGTCCAGAGTCTTATCTGAGTCATCTTTATTCCTTGCTAGAAAGGATTCTGACTGTTGTCACTCACTAGCAGACTGTGGGTTTAACATCAATAGCAGTCACTCATATATCAGTAGGCCATTTCACCCTGACATAAGTACTGCATTTCCAATAGCACTCTAGACTCCCTTTTTCTGGATGTCTCTGACACCCCAAGCAACTTGTCATACCACTTCCTACAAGAACAAAACAACCGTTCCTCCTATTCCAAGCCTCCCTGTTACTGTTCTTTCAACCAGAATGAACAAATTGGAATAGCATCAGacagtatttttctaaaaattgtcataaccttttctcctctttttgccTCTCCCCTCCTATTGGTGCAAACCCTCTTTTGGATTCTTGCTGTCTTCACAGTTGATCTCAGTTTAGAATATACACGTGAGTGAACTCTTCCAAGTTTTTTGGGTACAGACCATAGATACTGTATTTTCATACCTCCTTGCTGAATGTATATAGGTACTAGTCAGTAAATAATTGATTTGATAACATGCCATATAAGTTATTATACAGCACACTACAGTTCACAAAGTGTTTAGAAAATTATACCGTCTGTTTCTGATATAAACCTTGCAAAGGATGTGGAATCCCCATCTGTAACGAGATGAGCAAAGTGAGGCTCAAATATGTTTAGTCTTCTCAAAGATCACAATTTCTAAACAATAGTGATGTGTAAAAAAAGGGAATGCTACAAAATAATCCAGTAATAACCTCCCTCCATATTTACCAAGTAAACTATTCATTCTTTAGGAAagctttctttaaattctctcctCAAATCTCCACttaatctgttttctcatttgccaTGTGACAATAATTGCTGTCCCTTCCATCCTGTCCCTTCCATGCTGTTCCAACATTGGAAATGTTCTATACACTCTCCAAGAaggtaaccactagccacattGGCTacttaaatgtaattaaaattaaatgtaaaattcaattcCTTGGCCACACTATTCACATTCCAagtgactagtggctaccatattggacagagcagatagagaatatttccatcattgcagaaagttctattggacagtgctgtgCTACAGCTAGAACTTGCCAAAGATCAAGGAAAGCAATATGACTGAACTGAAAATCCAGGCCATGTCTTGTTGGTTTTGATTGAGAAAATTCACTGGGTGAGTGGGAAGCAAGCTGACCTTTAGAACGGTGACATCACAATGCACAGTTCACAGTGGCTCTAGAACACCTGGGCTCCAGGCCACTCTCCCTAACTCATATCTAGGTTCCTGAAGCTTCTATACATGTAGTTCCTGGAGCTGCTGTCTTATTAAAATGTCAACATCTTTTCCTTCATCTTCATCTGTCTGGGACAACATCGTAGATTATCTTTCTCTGAGCTCGATATGGAATTGGCTACAAGCAAGTCTTCTGGGAGAGACTAGTCCACCTCAGCAAACAAATTTGGGTCTACTAGATAATCTTGCTCCAACTGTGCAAGTTATCCTGGggatttcctttttgcttttgttgggaATAGGAGTATATGCCTTATGGAAACGAAGTGTTCAGTCAATTCAGGTTATACTCTTTTGTTACAGAGGAATTTAAATAGTTCTAAATTGAAATTTGGTTAGCTCTCTCCTGCATTGTGCTACCCAGTTTTAAAACCATGCAGATGAGCAAAGATGAACCCTAGTCTCTGAAACTGGTTGAAACTAGGTTAACCTTAAAAACTTTTGCCAATTAGGTTTTGAGCATAAAATGCTCTTTCTCACAGTAGTCTTCGACTAGTTCTAGAATAAAATAGATCACACAAGTTCATAAACTGAGAAGGCAGCCTAACCCCAAATTTACATGATCACATATTCATCTTTGAttttctactatgtgccagacaccatgaGGGCCACCTTTTAAAAGAATAGGCATTACAGATATAATTGGGATCTTGGGTTTGGCCTTTCTGTTCTTACTGTGACATTGTTCTGTAACCGATCACAAGGCATGTATATTCATTTAGGCAtcacaatattttcattatttctttgttttaacaaTATCAGGCTCAATAAATTTACAGGGGTTCTTTTTGGGAATAGGAGTATAATTGGTTGGGATTGTAAGAAACATTTAGGATTTTACATACTTCTAATCACCAATAATAACTTAATAGTTTAATCACCAGCAATAATAGCTATATTTACAATATTAGTCAAAATGCTTTTAGAATCCCAACAATTCCATGAAATGGATAGAGGTTATTTTCATAGGACAAGGAAACAGGTGCATTGAGGTTCAGTGGAAATCTAAGGGGGTAGGATTTTTAAAAGGACTTTCTTAAAGTTTACTTGGTAAACACTGAGAGAAGTTATTACTGGATCATTTTGTAGCATTCACTTCATATATCACTACTGTCAAGGAATCATGGTCACATGCATTCTCTTAACCTTTCAAAACCCTGCATGGATCATTTTGTAGCATTCACTTTTCATATATCACTGCTGTCAAGGAATCATGGTCACATGCATTCTCTTAACCTTTCAAAACCCTGCATGGTAGGCAAGGCAGAGAGTATCATATCCATCTTGTGGGTGAGGGAACTTGGTTATCACTGAACCAAGTTGACATAGATTGTAAAAACTGGCAAATCTGAGATTTGAACCTAATTTTTAGGATTTCAAATTCAAATCTTCTCCAAAATCTCATTTACTATAATCCAGCTAACCTAAATCCCCAACAGGGATATGTGGGTATACACCCACATTTCAATTAGCTAATCAAAGAAtataaggtaaaaacaaaacaaaacaactattaTCTGTAATTCTGGGTTCTGCTCTTGTTTGGTTAATGTTCAGCTCAATTAGATGAATTTGCAGCCCTCCAGACACCTCAGCCAAGAAAGAGGTAGTATAGCAAGTGATTAATAGCATGAGCTCTGGAGTTGGACTGCTGGGGTACAAACCTTGGTCCCATCACTTGCTGTGTGAACTGAGAGCAACCAGCCTCCAAAACCccactttccttatctgtaagatgggtTTGTCAACAGTCCCTCCCTTAGGGTGGTCATGAGGGTTAAAGGAGATACTGTGTGTGTATAAAGCTCAGCACACAATGAATGAATACTCAATAAACAGTGCCAGTTAtcataataaggaaaaaagatgattggtttttaatttttctcctgacAGGAATCTGTCCTAGGtcgttttaaaaaaaaaaatgttttaccaaaaaactaatgatgtaatatatggtgattaacataacaataaaaaattaaaaaaaaaatgttttcccccATGACCAGGAAATAGAGTATTTCAGACCACAGTGTCCTGAGGGAACTTACATGGAAGTCAGAATTCCTGGATTtcagtcctggctctgtcatttccaaatatatgaCCTCGGACAATGTTAGGGTCCAAACAGGAAGGTATTTAAATGGCTACCCAGTTCTGGGCTTTTTCTACATAAATAGGTCATTCGTAGGCAAAACGACCgcctagcacagagccctgcGTGTGGCAAATTTTTAGCAAATGGTGTGtgttattatctttattaattaAATGCAAATAACAATCCCTGACCTGCCTGTCACTCTATTTTGTGATAAAGatcaaaagacaaaataatagatGTGAAGATGTTTTGCTGAACAGAAGGCCTGGTATAGGAATGAGGGATTATTGTTACTACTAGGTTTTTGCTTTGAATCCGAGGCATTCCCATGAATAAACAAGTAACGTtcaacttctgttgttttattttagaaaatattgttgTTTGTAATCACCCTCTACAAACTTTACAAGAAGGGCTCAGATTTTTTTCAGACTTTGCTGGTCAGCCCAGAAGGGAATCATCTCCCAATTCAAGACAATAATCTCTTTCTGTCCTTGGGTCTGcaagagagaattttgaaaaaactTCAGGCAGTGGAAAACAAAGTGAAGGACCTGGAGGGGATGATCATTTCCCACAAACCTGCCACGAAGAGGGATTGCTCCTCAGAGCCTTACTGCAGCTGCTCTGACTGCCAGAGCCCCTTGCCCACATCAGGGTTCACGTCCACGTCTGAAATGTGATGGACTCCAATCTTTTCCAGGAAAGCACTGTCTTTCccttgtgtgtgtggtggtgtaTCAATAAAGATAGAGAACTATATCGAAATGACCCTGCAAGGACTGGCTCCCTATTCGGTAGGGCCCGGCTTCTACTTACGTGTGTGGGATAATGTGGGGTGTACTAGTAGTCAAAAATGTCTCGGAGATGATGATGCCACTGGGTAGGCTGGAGGCCATAAACAGCCATATAGAAAAGGAAAGCCAAACTGGAATCcatgggaaaagaagggaaagtgGGTCAGGGATATGGCCTTGAGCTCCATGCTGAAGAGGTTGGATTAGATagaataaaaacagcaaaaaagtgCTGCTGAGGGCAGTGCTGTGGACTGTCCTATAGAGGTAGGCTGGCTCTTGTGCTGGCCTTCAGCCTAAAGGTCTGTCTGCATTAATTACCCAGAGATGGACAAGGATGGGGTGGACATAAAGGACTCTTTACTTTTATCCAACTTTTATTGATACTTACTCTGGGCTAAGCATTATGATAATCCTTGGGAATCTGTCCTTTGTGTTTCAGGAGCACCCATTTTGGCTGGTTGGGCTGGTAATTTCAGAACAAGGAGTTATATATAATACAGTGGGATCACATCATCTTGAATTTAGCTGAATTCTCC is from Zalophus californianus isolate mZalCal1 chromosome 4, mZalCal1.pri.v2, whole genome shotgun sequence and encodes:
- the TMCO2 gene encoding transmembrane and coiled-coil domain-containing protein 2, which translates into the protein MSTSFPSSSSVWDNIVDYLSLSSIWNWLQASLLGETSPPQQTNLGLLDNLAPTVQVILGISFLLLLGIGVYALWKRSVQSIQKILLFVITLYKLYKKGSDFFQTLLVSPEGNHLPIQDNNLFLSLGLQERILKKLQAVENKVKDLEGMIISHKPATKRDCSSEPYCSCSDCQSPLPTSGFTSTSEM